From Pseudomonas sp. B21-028, one genomic window encodes:
- a CDS encoding O-succinylhomoserine sulfhydrylase, giving the protein MSQDWDAGRLDSDLEGVAFDTLAVRAGQHRTPEAEHGDPMFFTSSYVFRTAADAAARFAGEVPGNVYSRYTNPTVRAFEERIAALEGAEQAVATATGMAAIMAVVMSLCSAGDHVLVSRSVFGSTISLFEKYFKRFGVEVDYVPLADLSGWDAAIKANTKLLFVESPSNPLAELVDIAALAEIAHAKGAMLVVDNCFCTPALQQPLKLGADVVVHSATKFIDGQGRCMGGVVAGRGEQMKEVVGFLRTAGPTLSPFNAWVFLKGLETLGLRMKAHCANAQALAEWLEQQDGIEKVHYAGLKSHPQHDLALRQQRGFGAVVSFEVKGGKEGAWRFIDATRLVSITANLGDSKTTITHPSTTSHGRLSPQEREAAGIRDSLIRVAVGLEDVADLQADLARGLAAL; this is encoded by the coding sequence ATGAGTCAGGATTGGGATGCCGGTCGGCTGGACAGCGACCTTGAAGGCGTAGCGTTCGACACCCTGGCGGTTCGCGCCGGCCAGCACCGCACGCCGGAAGCCGAACACGGCGATCCGATGTTCTTCACCTCCAGCTACGTGTTCCGTACCGCGGCCGACGCGGCGGCGCGGTTCGCCGGTGAAGTACCGGGCAATGTCTACTCGCGCTACACCAACCCCACCGTGCGCGCTTTCGAAGAGCGTATTGCCGCGCTGGAAGGGGCCGAGCAGGCGGTTGCCACCGCCACCGGCATGGCGGCGATCATGGCCGTGGTGATGAGTCTGTGCAGCGCCGGTGATCATGTGCTGGTATCGCGCAGTGTCTTCGGCTCGACCATCAGCCTGTTCGAAAAGTACTTCAAGCGCTTCGGCGTGGAAGTCGATTACGTGCCCCTGGCGGATCTGTCCGGTTGGGATGCGGCGATCAAGGCCAATACCAAATTGCTGTTTGTCGAATCACCGTCCAACCCCTTGGCCGAACTGGTGGACATCGCCGCGTTGGCGGAAATCGCCCACGCCAAGGGCGCCATGCTGGTGGTCGACAACTGTTTCTGCACCCCGGCGCTGCAACAACCGCTGAAACTGGGCGCGGACGTGGTGGTGCATTCGGCCACCAAGTTCATCGACGGCCAGGGCCGTTGCATGGGCGGCGTGGTGGCCGGTCGTGGCGAGCAGATGAAAGAAGTGGTGGGCTTTTTGCGCACCGCCGGGCCGACCCTCAGTCCGTTCAACGCCTGGGTCTTCCTCAAGGGCCTGGAAACCCTGGGCCTGCGCATGAAAGCCCATTGTGCCAATGCCCAGGCCCTGGCCGAGTGGCTGGAGCAGCAGGACGGCATCGAGAAAGTCCATTACGCCGGCCTCAAGAGCCATCCGCAGCACGACCTGGCCCTGCGTCAGCAGCGCGGTTTCGGTGCCGTGGTGAGCTTCGAGGTCAAGGGGGGCAAGGAGGGCGCCTGGCGCTTCATCGATGCTACCCGGCTGGTGTCCATCACCGCCAACCTGGGCGACAGCAAGACCACCATTACCCACCCGAGCACCACCTCCCACGGCCGTCTGTCGCCGCAGGAGCGTGAAGCAGCGGGAATCCGCGACAGCCTGATCCGCGTCGCGGTCGGCCTGGAAGACGTGGCCGACCTGCAAGCCGACCTGGCGCGTGGGTTGGCGGCCTTGTGA
- the purF gene encoding amidophosphoribosyltransferase — protein MCGIVGIVGKSNVNQALYDALTVLQHRGQDAAGIVTSHDGRLFLRKDNGLVRDVFHQRHMQRLVGHMGIGHVRYPTAGSSTSAEAQPFYVNSPYGITLAHNGNLTNVEQLAKEIYESDLRHVNTSSDSEVMLNVFAHELAQRGKLQPTEEDVFAAVTDVHNRCVGGYSVVAMVTGYGIVGFRDPHGIRPIVFGQRHTDEGVEYMIASESVSLDVLGFTLIRDLAPGEAVYITEDGKLFTRQCATNPSLTPCIFEHVYLARPDSIIDGISVYKARLRMGEKLAEKILRERPDHDIDVVIPIPDTSRTAALELANHLGVKFREGFVKNRYIGRTFIMPGQAARKKSVRQKLNAIELEFRGKNVMLVDDSIVRGTTCKQIIQMAREAGAKNVYFCSAAPAVRYPNVYGIDMPSAHELIAHNRTTQEVADLIGADWLIYQDLPDLIEAVGGGKIKIEQFDCAVFDGKYVTGDIDEAYLNKIESARNDASKAKTQAVSAIIDLYNN, from the coding sequence ATGTGTGGCATCGTCGGTATCGTCGGTAAGTCGAACGTCAATCAGGCGCTGTATGACGCGCTAACCGTGCTCCAGCACCGCGGCCAGGACGCTGCCGGTATCGTGACCAGCCATGACGGCCGGTTATTCCTGCGCAAGGACAACGGTCTGGTGCGTGACGTGTTCCACCAGCGTCACATGCAGCGCCTGGTCGGCCACATGGGTATCGGCCATGTGCGCTACCCGACGGCGGGCAGTTCGACCTCGGCCGAAGCCCAGCCGTTCTACGTCAACTCGCCGTACGGCATCACCCTGGCGCACAACGGCAACCTGACCAACGTCGAACAGTTGGCCAAGGAAATCTACGAATCCGACCTGCGTCACGTCAACACCAGTTCCGACTCGGAAGTGATGCTCAACGTGTTCGCCCACGAGCTGGCCCAGCGTGGCAAGCTGCAGCCGACCGAAGAGGATGTGTTCGCTGCCGTGACCGACGTGCATAACCGTTGTGTCGGTGGCTACTCGGTGGTGGCGATGGTCACCGGCTACGGTATCGTCGGCTTCCGCGACCCCCACGGCATTCGTCCTATCGTCTTCGGCCAGCGTCACACCGACGAAGGCGTCGAATACATGATCGCCTCCGAGAGCGTGTCCCTGGACGTGCTGGGCTTCACCCTGATTCGCGACCTGGCGCCGGGCGAAGCGGTCTACATCACTGAAGACGGCAAGCTGTTCACCCGCCAGTGCGCGACCAACCCGAGCCTCACGCCGTGCATCTTCGAACACGTCTACCTAGCGCGCCCGGACTCGATCATCGACGGCATCTCGGTCTACAAGGCCCGCCTGCGCATGGGCGAGAAACTGGCCGAGAAGATCCTGCGCGAGCGTCCGGACCATGACATCGACGTGGTCATCCCGATCCCGGACACCAGCCGCACCGCGGCCCTGGAGTTGGCGAACCACCTGGGCGTCAAGTTCCGCGAAGGCTTCGTGAAGAACCGCTACATCGGCCGGACTTTCATCATGCCGGGCCAGGCCGCGCGGAAAAAATCCGTGCGCCAGAAGCTCAACGCCATCGAGCTGGAATTCCGCGGCAAGAACGTGATGCTGGTGGATGACTCCATCGTGCGTGGCACCACGTGCAAGCAGATCATCCAGATGGCCCGCGAAGCCGGTGCCAAGAACGTGTACTTCTGCTCGGCGGCCCCGGCCGTGCGCTACCCGAACGTCTACGGCATCGACATGCCGAGTGCCCATGAGCTGATCGCTCATAACCGCACGACTCAGGAAGTCGCCGACCTGATCGGTGCCGACTGGCTGATCTACCAGGACCTGCCGGACTTGATCGAAGCCGTGGGCGGCGGCAAGATCAAGATCGAGCAGTTCGACTGTGCGGTGTTCGACGGCAAGTACGTCACCGGCGACATCGACGAGGCCTACCTGAACAAGATCGAAAGCGCCCGCAACGATGCGTCCAAGGCCAAGACCCAGGCGGTCAGCGCGATCATCGATCTGTACAACAACTAA
- a CDS encoding CvpA family protein, translating to MPFTWVDWAIVAIIAISALISLSRGFVKEALSLLTWIIAGIVAWMFGGSLSQYLAGYIETPSARVIAGCAILFIATLLVGAMINYLIGELIRVTGLSGTDRFLGMAFGAARGALLVVVAVGLLSLGPVQQDSWWQESRLVPQFLLVADWSKNLILGWSSQWLASGISVPAEIPFKEHLLPTAKTPQ from the coding sequence GTGCCATTTACCTGGGTTGACTGGGCGATCGTTGCGATCATCGCCATCTCCGCATTGATCAGTCTGAGCCGAGGCTTCGTCAAGGAAGCCCTCTCGCTGCTGACCTGGATCATCGCGGGAATCGTTGCCTGGATGTTTGGTGGCTCGCTGTCCCAGTACCTCGCCGGATACATCGAAACGCCGTCGGCTCGCGTGATCGCGGGCTGTGCCATCTTGTTTATCGCCACCTTGCTGGTCGGCGCCATGATCAACTATCTGATCGGCGAACTGATTCGCGTCACCGGGCTTTCCGGGACGGACCGGTTCCTGGGCATGGCCTTTGGCGCCGCGCGTGGCGCGTTGCTGGTGGTCGTGGCTGTCGGGCTGCTGAGCCTGGGGCCGGTACAACAGGATTCGTGGTGGCAGGAGTCCCGGCTCGTGCCACAATTTCTATTGGTCGCAGACTGGTCAAAAAACCTGATCCTGGGTTGGAGCAGTCAGTGGCTTGCCAGCGGTATCAGCGTACCCGCTGAAATACCGTTCAAGGAACACCTCTTGCCGACGGCCAAAACGCCGCAGTGA
- a CDS encoding SPOR domain-containing protein: MALLDKAYKQRMVGALVLVALAVIFLPMLFSRQDEQRQVTVDAPAAPQAPSVPPVQVEPVTVPEPQALPQEPVPSDEELAEQPATPSAPIPAAPAVPTKPAVAPAPAPVPATPAVKPAPTQPTQPITAAPTKPDTSQSRVDANGLSVSWSVQLASLSSRESAENLQKSLRSQGYNAYIRSADGKNRVFVGPLIERAEADRLRDLLGRQQNLKGFVVRFQPERG, from the coding sequence ATGGCATTGCTGGATAAGGCATACAAGCAGCGCATGGTGGGGGCCCTGGTATTGGTGGCCCTGGCGGTGATTTTCCTGCCGATGCTGTTTTCCCGTCAGGACGAGCAGCGCCAGGTCACGGTCGATGCACCTGCCGCGCCCCAGGCGCCATCGGTTCCGCCTGTGCAGGTCGAGCCGGTGACGGTGCCCGAGCCGCAGGCACTGCCCCAAGAGCCGGTCCCGAGCGACGAGGAACTGGCTGAGCAACCGGCCACGCCATCTGCACCGATCCCCGCGGCACCGGCTGTCCCGACCAAGCCCGCTGTCGCTCCGGCGCCAGCTCCTGTGCCGGCGACCCCGGCGGTCAAGCCCGCGCCGACCCAGCCGACCCAGCCGATCACCGCGGCACCGACCAAGCCGGACACCAGTCAAAGTCGCGTGGACGCCAATGGCCTGTCGGTCAGTTGGTCCGTGCAGCTGGCCAGCCTGAGCAGCCGCGAAAGCGCGGAAAACCTGCAGAAATCCCTGCGCAGTCAGGGCTACAATGCCTACATCCGTTCCGCCGATGGCAAGAATCGGGTGTTTGTCGGGCCGTTGATCGAGCGTGCCGAGGCCGACCGCCTGCGCGACCTGCTCGGTCGGCAGCAGAATCTCAAGGGTTTTGTGGTGCGTTTTCAGCCGGAACGCGGCTAA
- the folC gene encoding bifunctional tetrahydrofolate synthase/dihydrofolate synthase, which produces MTERTLDDWLAYLEQLHPSAIDMGLERSQAVMSRMGLGKPAPRVITVTGTNGKGSTCAFVASLLRAQGLSVGVYSSPHLLRYNERVQVNGVEAADAELCEAFAAVDAGRGEISLTYFEMGTLAAFWLFARAGLDAVVLEVGLGGRLDTVNLVDADIALVTSIGVDHADYLGDTRDSVAFEKAGIFRQGAPALCGDLNPPQPLLDKVRELACPFFLRGRDFDLAMTEQHWQWRGSDLQGHPVELRDLPLLDLPMENAALALQAYLLLGLPWDAGQIVKALQATRVVGRLDRRQFQWQGKRLNLLLDVGHNPHAAQYLAERLARRPVAGRRLAVFGLLSDKDLDGVVEALDASVQHWAVTPLDSPRSRPAIELQAALQRRGASVDAYDSVAAALEGQCAVATADDEILLFGSFFCVAEALQWLARRSTEEAADGIAG; this is translated from the coding sequence ATGACCGAACGCACCCTGGACGACTGGCTGGCCTACCTCGAGCAATTGCATCCATCCGCCATCGATATGGGGTTGGAGCGCTCGCAAGCGGTCATGTCCCGCATGGGGCTGGGCAAGCCGGCGCCCCGGGTCATCACCGTCACCGGCACCAACGGCAAGGGCTCGACCTGTGCCTTCGTGGCCTCACTGCTGCGGGCCCAGGGGTTGAGCGTCGGTGTCTACAGCTCGCCACACCTGCTGCGTTATAACGAGCGGGTGCAGGTCAACGGCGTCGAAGCCGCCGATGCCGAGCTGTGCGAGGCTTTCGCCGCGGTGGACGCCGGGCGGGGCGAGATTTCCCTCACGTACTTCGAGATGGGCACCCTGGCGGCCTTCTGGCTGTTCGCTCGTGCCGGCCTCGACGCCGTTGTGCTGGAAGTCGGCCTGGGCGGGCGGCTGGACACGGTCAACCTGGTGGATGCGGACATCGCATTGGTTACCAGCATCGGCGTGGACCATGCCGATTACCTGGGTGATACCCGCGACTCCGTGGCCTTCGAGAAGGCCGGCATCTTTCGTCAGGGCGCGCCTGCGCTCTGCGGTGATCTCAATCCTCCGCAACCGCTGCTGGACAAGGTCCGGGAACTGGCCTGTCCGTTCTTCCTGCGGGGACGGGATTTCGATCTGGCCATGACCGAGCAGCATTGGCAATGGCGCGGTAGCGATCTCCAGGGGCACCCGGTGGAGTTGCGCGACCTGCCGCTGCTGGATCTGCCTATGGAGAACGCCGCGCTGGCGCTCCAGGCCTACCTGCTGCTGGGTCTGCCGTGGGACGCCGGGCAGATCGTCAAGGCGTTGCAGGCGACTCGCGTTGTCGGTCGTCTCGATCGGCGCCAGTTCCAGTGGCAGGGCAAACGCCTGAACCTGTTGCTGGATGTCGGTCACAACCCCCATGCGGCACAGTACCTGGCCGAGCGCCTGGCGCGGCGGCCGGTGGCAGGGCGACGCCTGGCGGTGTTCGGCCTGCTGTCAGACAAGGATCTGGATGGCGTGGTCGAGGCGTTGGATGCTAGTGTCCAGCACTGGGCGGTAACGCCCCTGGATTCGCCGCGCTCACGTCCTGCAATTGAATTGCAGGCGGCCTTGCAGCGCCGTGGCGCTTCGGTGGATGCTTACGACAGCGTTGCTGCCGCACTGGAAGGGCAGTGCGCCGTGGCAACGGCCGATGACGAAATCCTGTTGTTCGGATCATTTTTTTGTGTTGCCGAGGCCCTGCAATGGCTGGCCCGGCGCTCCACGGAGGAAGCTGCAGATGGCATTGCTGGATAA
- the accD gene encoding acetyl-CoA carboxylase, carboxyltransferase subunit beta, whose amino-acid sequence MSNWLVDKLIPSIMRSEVKKSSVPEGLWHKCPSCEAVLYRPELEKTLDVCPKCNHHMRIGARARIDIFLDAEGRVELGADLEPVDRLKFRDGKKYKDRLTAAQKQTGEKDALVSMSGTLLGMPVVVSAFEFSFMGGSMGAIVGERFVRAANYALENRCPMICFAASGGARMQEALISLMQMAKTSAVLARLREEGLPFISVLTDPVYGGVSASLAMLGDVIIGEPKALIGFAGPRVIEQTVREKLPEGFQRSEFLLEHGAIDMIIHRQELRPRLGNLLAQLMGLPTPQYVAAPIEPIVVPPVPAGL is encoded by the coding sequence ATGAGCAACTGGTTGGTAGACAAACTGATCCCCTCGATCATGCGTTCCGAGGTGAAGAAAAGCTCGGTGCCTGAAGGTCTGTGGCACAAATGTCCATCCTGCGAAGCGGTGCTGTACCGTCCCGAGCTGGAAAAGACCCTGGACGTTTGCCCCAAGTGCAATCACCACATGCGCATTGGCGCGCGTGCCCGTATCGATATTTTCCTGGACGCCGAAGGCCGTGTTGAGCTGGGTGCGGACCTGGAGCCCGTGGATCGCCTGAAATTCCGCGATGGCAAGAAGTACAAGGATCGCCTGACCGCGGCCCAGAAGCAGACCGGCGAAAAAGACGCCCTGGTGTCCATGAGCGGCACCCTGCTAGGCATGCCGGTGGTGGTCTCGGCCTTCGAGTTCTCGTTCATGGGCGGTTCCATGGGCGCCATCGTCGGTGAGCGCTTCGTTCGCGCCGCCAATTACGCCTTGGAAAACCGCTGCCCCATGATCTGCTTCGCCGCTTCCGGCGGTGCGCGGATGCAAGAGGCACTGATCTCGCTGATGCAGATGGCCAAGACCTCCGCCGTCCTGGCGCGTCTGCGTGAAGAAGGCCTGCCGTTCATCTCGGTGCTGACCGATCCGGTCTACGGCGGTGTCTCCGCCAGTCTGGCGATGCTGGGCGACGTGATCATCGGTGAGCCTAAAGCCCTGATCGGCTTCGCTGGCCCGCGGGTCATCGAGCAGACCGTGCGCGAAAAGCTGCCGGAAGGCTTCCAGCGCAGCGAGTTCCTGCTGGAGCACGGTGCCATCGACATGATCATCCATCGCCAGGAGCTGCGTCCGCGCCTGGGTAACCTGTTGGCTCAACTGATGGGCCTGCCGACGCCTCAGTACGTCGCCGCACCCATCGAGCCGATAGTGGTTCCGCCGGTGCCTGCCGGGCTATGA
- a CDS encoding phosphoribosylanthranilate isomerase: MSVVRSKICGITRVEDALAAVEAGADAIGLVFYAKSPRAVTVQQARAIIQALPPFVTPVGLFVNASRCELGEILDAVPLGLLQFHGDEKPADCEGWHRPYIKALRVKAGDDIAAACETFASASGILLDTYVEGVPGGTGEAFDWSLVPRGLSKPIILAGGLTVDNVAEAIRQVRPYAVDVSGGVEQGKGIKDPAKIRAFMAAVRSSQSPM, translated from the coding sequence ATGTCGGTCGTTCGCAGCAAGATTTGCGGGATCACCCGCGTTGAGGACGCGCTGGCAGCTGTCGAGGCCGGAGCCGATGCCATCGGGCTGGTGTTCTATGCCAAGAGCCCGCGGGCGGTGACCGTGCAGCAGGCGAGGGCGATCATCCAGGCCTTGCCGCCGTTCGTGACCCCGGTCGGCCTGTTCGTCAACGCCAGCCGTTGCGAGCTGGGCGAGATCCTCGATGCGGTACCGCTGGGCCTGTTGCAATTCCATGGCGACGAGAAGCCGGCCGACTGCGAAGGCTGGCATCGTCCCTACATCAAGGCACTGCGGGTCAAGGCGGGGGATGACATCGCGGCTGCATGCGAGACGTTCGCCAGCGCCAGCGGCATTTTGCTGGATACCTATGTGGAGGGCGTTCCAGGTGGGACCGGTGAAGCGTTCGACTGGTCGCTGGTGCCCCGGGGGCTGAGCAAACCGATCATCCTCGCCGGTGGCCTCACGGTTGACAACGTGGCCGAAGCGATTCGCCAGGTTCGTCCTTATGCGGTGGACGTGAGCGGCGGGGTGGAGCAGGGCAAGGGCATCAAGGATCCGGCGAAGATCCGGGCATTCATGGCCGCTGTGCGCAGCAGCCAGTCGCCAATGTGA
- the truA gene encoding tRNA pseudouridine(38-40) synthase TruA has protein sequence MAADGFFRIALGVEYKGSRYRGWQRQASGVATVQETLENALSKVADSPVSLHCAGRTDAGVHACGQVVHFDTQVERSMKAWVMGANINLPHDVSVSWAKVMPAHFHARFKAIARRYRYVIYNDQIRPAHLNEEITWNHRPLDVERMAEAAQYLVGVHDFSAFRAGQCQAKSPIKELHHLRVTRHGKMIVLDIRASAFLHHMVRNIAGVLMTIGAGERPVEWIKEVLDSRIRRSGGVTAHPFGLYLVQVEYRDEFELPERYIGPHFLTGFSELDG, from the coding sequence TGGAATACAAAGGTTCGCGTTATCGTGGCTGGCAGCGCCAGGCCTCCGGCGTCGCGACCGTGCAGGAAACCCTTGAAAACGCGCTGTCCAAAGTCGCCGATTCACCCGTGTCGCTGCACTGTGCCGGGCGCACCGATGCCGGTGTGCACGCCTGCGGCCAAGTGGTGCATTTCGACACCCAGGTCGAGCGTTCGATGAAGGCCTGGGTCATGGGGGCCAACATCAACCTGCCCCATGACGTCAGCGTCAGTTGGGCCAAGGTGATGCCGGCGCATTTCCACGCACGCTTCAAGGCCATCGCCCGGCGTTACCGCTATGTGATCTACAACGATCAGATCCGTCCGGCGCACCTGAACGAAGAAATCACCTGGAACCACCGTCCGCTGGATGTCGAGCGCATGGCCGAGGCCGCGCAGTACCTGGTCGGGGTTCACGATTTCAGCGCTTTTCGCGCCGGCCAGTGCCAAGCCAAGTCTCCGATCAAGGAGCTGCATCACCTGCGTGTGACCCGTCACGGCAAGATGATCGTGCTCGACATCCGCGCCAGTGCATTCCTGCATCACATGGTGCGCAACATCGCCGGCGTGCTGATGACCATCGGCGCCGGTGAGCGGCCGGTGGAGTGGATCAAGGAAGTGCTCGACAGCCGCATCCGCCGCTCCGGTGGCGTGACGGCGCATCCGTTTGGCTTGTACCTGGTACAGGTTGAATACCGCGACGAGTTCGAATTGCCGGAGCGTTACATCGGGCCACATTTCCTCACCGGCTTCTCGGAACTCGACGGCTGA